The Selenomonadales bacterium region GAACCGCCGATAACAGCGGCTTCATCACTCAAGATATCACCGAACAGATTGCTCGTGACAAGAACGTCGAAGCCTTTCGGATTGGATGCGAGCTGCATTGCCGCATTATCTACATACATATCGCCGAGCTCTACATCAGGATATTTTTCTGCGACTTCATGCGCCGTTTTACGCCACAGTCTGGACGATGCAAGTACGTTCGATTTGTCGACCGAAGTGACTTTGCCTTTGCGTTTTTGTGCCGCTTGACAAGCAAGCTCTACGATGCGTTCGATCTCCGGTTTCGTATAGAATTCTTTGTCCCACGCAGTCATCACACCATCGACTTCTTGCGCTTCGAATTTCTCACCGAAATAGATACCGCCTGTCAATTCGCGAACAATAAGAATATCTGCACCGCTGACAAGCTCTGGCTTGAGCGGAGAGTATTCTGCAAGCGAAGCAGGCACGCTGATCGGACGAAGATTCGCAAAAAGTCCGAGTGCCTTACGAAGTCCGAGAATTGCACGTTCAGGTCGAAGATGCGGTGCTACACTATCCCATTTCGGGCCGCCGACTGCACCCAAGAGGACTGCATCAGCCGCTTTTGCCGCATCGATCGTTGCTTGCGGAAGTGGTTCGCCGAACTTATCGATTGCCGCACCACCCGCATCGTATTCGCTGAAAACAAGCTCGATATTATGTTTTGCGGCCACTTTTTTAAGTACCAAGATCGCCGCATCTGTGATCTCTCTTCCGATCCCATCACCCGGAATCACGACTATCTGTTTCATATGATTATTCTCCTTTGACGTAGTTGATAAGACCGCCCGCTTTGGCAATATCTTGAATAAAGCCCGGAAGCGGCTGCGACGAATATTCTTCACCAGTCGTAATATTCTTTACGATGCCTGCACTTAAGTCTACACTGATCTGATGGCCTGCTTTGATCTTCTCTACATCGTCGCCGATCTCAAGAAGCGGTAATCCGATATTGATCGCATTGCGATAAAAAATACGCGCGAAATTGTTTGCGATAACAACAGGCACACCGCTGGCTTTAATCGCCACAGGAGCATGCTCACGCGAGGAACCACAGCCGAAATTGCGATCGGCTACGATGATATCGCCTTCTTGTACATTGGGCGCGAATGTCGTGTCGATATCTTCCATACAATGCGCCGCCAATTCTTTCGGATCAGCCGTATTCAAGTAACGAGCGGGAATAATAACATCTGTATCAATGTTGTCGCCATAACGCCATACTTTGCCTTCTAAAATCATCTTACATGACCTCCTTCGGTTCTGCGATACGTCCTGCAACAGCACTTGCCGCCGCAACGCTCGGACCTGCCAAATATACTTCGCTGTCTACGTGTCCCATACGACCGCGGAAGTTGCGGTTCGTCGTCGAGACAGCACGTTCGCCTGCTGCAAGAATACCCATATAACCGCCAAGGCATGGACCGCAGGTCGGTGTGCTGACGATCGCATTCGCTTCGATGAATGTTTCGATATAACCGCGTTTCATTGCTTCCATATAGACATGCTGCGAACCAGGGATAATGATGGCGCGCACATCATCATGAACTTTTTTGCCTTTTAATATTTCTGCCGCTTGTTCAAGATCCTCGATACGACCATTCGTACAAGAACCGATAACGACCTGGTCTATCTTGATCTTGCCGACATCTTCTACATTCTTCACATTTTCGGGAAGATGCGGAAGTGCTACAACAGGTTTGAGCGCAGAAAGATCGATCGTAACGACCGATGCGTACTCTGCATCTGCGTCAGCCTCTACGATCTCGTACGGCTTCGTTA contains the following coding sequences:
- the leuB gene encoding 3-isopropylmalate dehydrogenase, whose amino-acid sequence is MKQIVVIPGDGIGREITDAAILVLKKVAAKHNIELVFSEYDAGGAAIDKFGEPLPQATIDAAKAADAVLLGAVGGPKWDSVAPHLRPERAILGLRKALGLFANLRPISVPASLAEYSPLKPELVSGADILIVRELTGGIYFGEKFEAQEVDGVMTAWDKEFYTKPEIERIVELACQAAQKRKGKVTSVDKSNVLASSRLWRKTAHEVAEKYPDVELGDMYVDNAAMQLASNPKGFDVLVTSNLFGDILSDEAAVIGGSIGMMPSASMGKGTGLYEPIHGSAPDIAGMGIANPVGTILSAAMMLRYSLDENEAALAIEKAVDEVLADGYRTADLYREGMKKASTMEMAEAIAAKI
- the leuD gene encoding 3-isopropylmalate dehydratase small subunit; the protein is MILEGKVWRYGDNIDTDVIIPARYLNTADPKELAAHCMEDIDTTFAPNVQEGDIIVADRNFGCGSSREHAPVAIKASGVPVVIANNFARIFYRNAINIGLPLLEIGDDVEKIKAGHQISVDLSAGIVKNITTGEEYSSQPLPGFIQDIAKAGGLINYVKGE